A stretch of DNA from Dehalobacterium formicoaceticum:
TATGAATTCTTTTGTCCATTGGAAAAGTTGCCGTAATCCCTTTCAATTTTTATGTCCTCAAGATAATAATCTACCAGATTGTTTGATGATCCTGGGGAAATATCTATCTCGTATACACTCCCATCGCCCAAATGCAAGTACTCCTTATCCCCATCATCTTCAATGGATGGAAATCCATAGGACCACCCGGAACCCAAGTTATTGTTTAATTCTGCAAAAGTATCGGCTTCCGTATCATTATAATAATCCCACTCAACATCTGAGACAACCTGATATATATCTCCATAGTAGTCTACAATAAGATCGGTACCATCAGACCAATAATCATAAACAATGTATGATTGATCTACCCAATTATTTAAGGCAGTTTCCGCTTGAGACAAGGTATCATATATTCCAATTAATTGGTATTCAATATCTGCCTGATTATAGTCCCCTGTTCCAATACCATCACGGTAATAATAACCTTCAGCGCCACCCCATACCTCGTATTGATAAGAATAATCTATCTCAGCGCCGCATACAGGCTTATATAAACTTGATTGTGCTGAATCATACTGGAGAGTGATATTTAGGTCTAAGCCGTTTCTCCCCGGTAAATCAAGCAGGTTTACATCATATTGCAGTGTCCCGTTATTTGCAACGATTTTCTCTTCTTGATTTGCTTGAAAATGAAAGGGTGATGTAAAATATCGATCAAATTGGATTTCACTCCCGCTCATCATTGAAGCTGTCCCATCAGAGCTGTTCTGAATAAATTCGTAATAGAGAACCTTGTTTTTCAGATCTTGGGGTTTAATTCCTTTTTCCTGTACGCCGTTTATAAGTTGCTCAAGATCCACGAAATAGTCATCGGCAAATTCTTTTAAGGTTTCAATATCCTCCGGCAGAAGTTCTTCATAGTTCTCTATATTCAAATCCTTCCGGGCTGTCCCATCTTTAATAATATCATTTACATCAAGTTCAAGGGCTTCTGCTGCAGCCAGCGCTTTTTTTATTTGATCCGTAGTATAGCCCTTCAAAAACAGGCCTTTGGCCTGTTCTGTTTTTATTTCATTACTTTTACTTGTACGAATTAAATGTTGAAATCTTCTCAATTCTTTGTTCAGTTCAACCAGATCATTGTTATTCAATAATAATTGAGCAGCTTCATCAATACTAAATTCAAATTCTTTTGTTATATTTGCAATTTTTAATGATTCCAACAGATTATAACCATCTTGCGCACAATTAGTCATTGTGCTGGGATCCACACCAAAAAAATCACAAATAATTTTCTTTTCTTCATCTGTTGCTTCACTAAAGCTTTTTAACCGCGATAATAATTGGAAAGCTGATAAAGAATCATTTGGTTGCTGTTGCTCTTCCTCATCTACTATTTTTGTTGGCTCCTCATCTTTTATTGGCTCTTCTTCAAACGGTTCAGCTTCTTTTTCCACATTGTCATCTGTTAGCTGATCGGTATCATCTGTAATATTCTCAATGATATTTTCCTCGTCACTATGCACTGGTTCATTTACACTATTCTCTATTGTATCAACTGCATCTTCCATAGGAGTCATTCCAGAATTCTCTGCCAATGCCGGAACAATGCCGTATGATAAGAATACCAGCAATATTAATAAGCATAATAGATCTTTTCGCATACCAAACTTCCTCTCCCTGTATCTAATACCAGGCTATATATAGTCTTATTTGATTTAATTCATCCTTTGTTTTGATATCAAATTACCTTCATCATCATACAGATAGTTCCATATAACCTGACCATTACGAATAATTGAAGTCAGACGGTTATTAGCATCATACTGATAAGTTACACCGCCCATCTTTACCTGTACTGGCAATAGCCGGTTATATATCGTCCCGTCACCAAGCTGCCCATAGTAGTTATGGCCCCATCCCCAAATAGTTCCATCGCTTTTTAGACCAAGAGAATGACCATATCCCGCTGATATCGCCACTAAATTACTTAGATTCATTACTTCTACCGGAGGATTTCTTGGCGATGTGGTTCAGTCTCCAATTTGACCGTAATAATTCATTCCCCAAGCGTAAGCTTTACCATTGTCTTTTAACGCTAAATTATGTTCTAACCCCCCGGATATTGCGGTCATGTCACTTAATGTAGGTACCTCTACGGGTACTGCTCCATCCCCTGACCAGCCCCAAAACCAAACCGATCCATCAGATGTGACAGACAGGGAATGACCATCATCGGCAGCAACCCCCACTACTCCGGTTAAACCTTCTATCTGTACCGGTGAATATCTGTTTGTTGTCGAATTGTCGCCAAGCTGTCCTTCATTATTTTTTCCCCAAGACCAGATCGTTCCATCGCTTTTTAATGCTAAATTCCTTCCGCAATTGCTATAGCATTGGTTAGTCCTGATACTTGAACCGGAGTAAAATTGCAATCACATTGGTCAGTCCTGATACTTGAACCGGGGTATTTCTACTTGTTATTGTCCCATCGCCAAGCTGTCCGTAGCTATTGAATCCCCATGTCCATACTGTGCCATCACTCTTTAATGCTATGCTATGATGCAAACAAGCATAAACTGCAGTTATATTATTTAAACCTGAGACCTGGACAGGTACTGTCTTATTTTGCTTTGTTCCATCCCCAAGTTGACCATATTCATTACCGCCCCATGACCATACAATACCATCTTGTAATAAAAGGCTATGATTCATCCCTGCAGATATTTGTTTAGATTCATATCCCACAGTCGATTCAGTGAAAATCTGAACTTCTGGTTCTGTTGAATATGTCTCAGTAGTATTTATGATACCGGTGCTCCCGTTTATGTCAATCACTTCATCATTAACAATACCTTTCACCGCATTTTCAACATTTATCTTACTGCTATTATAAGTTTTTCCTATTAGTGAAGACATCTTGTCAGAGAAATTAAGGATTTTACTTCTGATTTCATCTTTACTTAATTGTGAATTTTGTCCCAATAATAGTGCTATTTCTCCAGAAACAAAAGCTGCTGCCATTGAAGTTCCATCTTTAAAGCCCACATCGTTCCCCGGGATCGTACTTATAATGTTTTCTCCGGGAGCTGCAATATCCACAGAGGCTTGTCCATAATTTGAAAAAGCAGATAAAAACCCTTCATCGTTTATCGAAGCAACTGTTATTATATTATCTAAATCAAAGGAAGCAGGAAAAACTGATTGTTTATCAATATCCCAACCATTATTGCCCGCCGCTGCTACAAAAATTAAGTTTGATTCTCTCATTACCCCTTTCAAGGCATTATTTTCGAAAGCAGAACTCCAACTACAATTGGCAATCTGAGCTCCCATTTGAGAGGCATATTCTATTGCGTCAATAATGTCACTGGTGTAAGCCTCACCATCTGCAAAAACTTTGAGTGGCATAATCTTTGCCCCGGGAGAGATACCGGCAATTTCAGTTTCATTATCCTTCTCTGACCCAATTATTCCTGCAATATGTGTTCCGTGCCATTCATTTTTACTCACATTCTGAACTTTATTGGAATTATCAGTAAAATTCCAGCCATTAACATCGTCAACATACCCATTGCCATCATCATCTATACCGTTACCTGCTATTTCCCCTTTATTTTTCCAAATATTATTTTCTAGGTCATAATGTGAAACATCAATACCGGTATCAAGCAGAGCAACAACTGCTCCCTGTCCTGTGCTTTCCCCCCAGGCAGGAACTACGTTAGCATCAAAACCATGTAATTTATCTCCCTGTAAAACAGGTTTCGCTTCGTTATTTTTAAGATCATTATTTTCTTCGTCAATTTCCTGATTTACAGGCTCTGTTTCCATATATATTGGATATTGGTTAAATAATCCCCATTGTTCCCCAAAATACATATCCTCGGAAGCCAAGCTCAATTTATAATCGGGTTGAATAAACTCTATCTCTTCGTTAAGGGATATCTTATCTATGACCTTTTTAGGGTTAAGTTTCTTGGTGGTATATATCACTTCGATATTTTTCTTTTTTGTTTTTTTGTAACTTTTAACCATGTCTTTCAGACTTCCGGATATTTTATCTTTACCTTGATCGTTGTTATTGTCTTTAAACTTAACAATGAAGCGGTTAGTCCAAAATGCTTCGGGTACTTCCTCAGCTTGAATGTTCATTTGAAGATCTCGTAACTTCTCCACGTCATTTAATAATTTTTCCTGCTCAGCTGTTTTGTTGTCTTCAGTATTCAATTGTTCAACTGCAAATACAGAAATACTTGACATAATCAGGCTAAAAAGCACAATAATTATAAGAAAGTTTTTGCAAATACTATTTTTCACCTTGGTCCTCTCCTTCAATTCTCGATTATATCTGATTGTTACGCTTTCAATCTAACGAATAATGACTAGGGTACCCACCCCTCTGTGTTACAATAGTTGTCAGGGAGCGAAAACAATCTTTTAAAATTTGAGGTAATTGATTATCATTAACTACTATTCATATTTTCTCTTTCTCCATCCACCGCAATTATCTTTTTAGTACTTTTTTAAGCATGTACACATATTTTTCCATCATCATGGATCCGCCATTCTTATTAATTATAAAAAACGCAATTTGTACAATATTTGACATTCGGCATTTACCATTGATTCCCTTTTATGAATTTACGACATATTTTGACAAATAATGATTATAATCGACATTTTCAACCAAGAGAACGTTTCCTTGATTTGCCCCTCTGATTTATGCATTATGCGCCATGCGCGCGATGCAAACAAGAAAAACCGGGCTAAAGTCCCAATGTAATAATGTTAAGAATAAGACAGGGTAAATACTATATTCAAAATTTATCAGAAACACAAAAAAGGGGAACCTATCTGGTCCCCTAAACTTATACTCCCTCATTAAAATTAAAATAATATTTTCTCCCTGAAAGTACAAAAGGAAAGACACCTCCCTTAAAAGGAAAGTGTCTCTGTGAACTTCTTACATGGGAAAAAACAACTGAGCTACCTTAGTTACGATACTGGTCAAAGGTGCTGGATAAACCCCTAAGAAAAGGGAGAAAAAAGCACAGACATACATGACCGTTTTGGTACCCACCGGAATAGGAATGGTGGTCTCTTCTGCCGGTTCACCAAAGAACATCACCTTGGCTACGATCAGGTAGTAATATGCAGAAACCATGCTCATACCAATCCCTAAGAAAGCCAGCCAAAGATAACCCTGGTCGATAACGGCGGTAAAGAGATAAAATTTACCTACAAACCCTGCCATGGGAGGAATACCCCCCAGGGAAAGCAAGCATAATAAGAGCACGGCTGAAATCACCGGAGACCGTTTCCACATCCCGGTATAATCCTTGATTTCGTCACTCCCGGTGTAATTGCCAAATGCAGTAATACAGGCGAAAGCCCCCGCATTGGCAAAGACATAGATCAGGGCGTAATACATAATAGCGGAAACACCTAAATCGGTGAAAGCCACTAAGCCCATTAAGAGATAACCGGCATGGGCAATACTGGAATAGGCCAGCATTCTTTTAATATTGGTTTGAGGAATCGCCACAAAGTTCCCCAAAACGATGGTTAAAGCGCATAGTATAATCACTAAAATCATCCATACATCCCTGGTATCCGGAATAACGGTCATAAACATACGCAACATGGCGGCCAAAGCAGCCGTTTTAGAGCCCACAGCCAGGAAAGCCGTAACAGGTGTCGGTGCACCTTCGTAAATATCCGGAGACCACATATGAAAAGGCACCATCGAGATTTTAAAACCGAAGGCAGCAATTAAGAAAACGAGTCCCATCACCGTGAAAGGCTGCAATGAACCGGCTGAAAGCATGGCCAGTACATCAGCGTATTGGGTGGAACCGGCCATTCCGTAAAGAATACTCAAGCCGTAAAGAAGAACTGCAGAAGACATGGCACTTAAGAGCATGTACTTCATCCCTGCCTCGGAAGACTTTTTATCCCCATGACGAAAAGCGGTAAGCACGATAAAGGGAATTGTCATCATTTCCAAGGCAACGTAAAAGATGATAAAATCTGCTGCCGAAACCATGAGCATCATGCCCAGCAAAGCAAAGACCATCAACGCGAAGAACTCACCCTGATGATAACCCAGCTTTTCCACGTAGCTTACGGAAAACATGGCGATCAATAAAGCGGCCACGAGGAAAGTGATCTTAAAGAAACTGCTGAAGGGATCCACCACATACATAGCTCCAAAGGCCGTACCTGAAACACCGTGCAGAGTACAAGCAATAATCAGGGTAACGGCTAAACTGAAACAGGTAAAATAGCCAATGCCCTTCTTTTGCCCGGCAGGGGTCACAAGACCCAGCACCAAAATAAACAGAGATAATAGGGCAACAATTATTTCAGTTGTTAAGAGTTCCAGATTCATTAGAATATCCCTCCCATCTTGAAGGCGGCGACTTTCTCCGCGAGAGGTACGACACCGTTATTAATCAAGTTCATCAACAAATCAGGGAAAACCCCCAATAGGATTAAAGTCCCGGAAAGAATCACAAAGGGAACAATCTCCACTCCTTTGGCGTCCGGCAATGCATCCCAACGAGGATTTCTGGGGCCGAAGAAGACCCGCATCATAACCCGAAGAACATAAATGGCCGTAACTACAATGGCAAAAATAGAAATCACCGCTCGTACCGGATAAACCTGGATCGCACCGGTAAAGATGGAAAACTCCGCGACGAAGTTAAAGAGACCAGGTAACCCCAGAGAGGCTAAACCGGCAATCAGGAAACTATAAGCCACCCGGGGCATTTGGTGAGCTAAACCACCAAAATCCGCAATCTGCCTGGTATGAGCCTTATGATAAATATTACCCACAATGGAGAAGAATAGAGCGGTCATAATTCCGTGGGCAAACATTTGGGCCACGGCGCCATCAATACCCACCGTATTTAAGGAGGCGATCCCTAACAACACATAACCCATGTGACTCACGGAAGAGTATCCAATGACAAATTTCAAGTCCTTCTGCACCATGGCAACAAATGCGCCGTAGGTGGCATTTACCGTACAAAGGGTAGCAATTAAAGGTGCCCAATAATGAGCCCCTTCCGGGAAGCAGAAAAGACCTACCCGGATTAAACCATAACCACCCAGTTTCATCAATACTCCGGCGTGCAGCATACTCACTGCCGTAGGTGCCGCCACGTGACCATCGGGAGACCAGGTGTGTAAAGGCCACATGGGAACCAGGAAGCCAAATCCGACCATCATCAGGAAGAAAGCAAATTTTTGGAAGAATGGATCGTACTTAATACTGGCCAAGGTAGCAATATCAAAGGTACGTATGCCTAACCCCTTCACCGGATCCGCCACATAGAGGAACATGGCGATGGCACCCATAAGAATAAAGGCACTCCCCACCAAAAGATACAGGGTTAATTTCATGGCCGCATATTCTTTGCGGGTACTACCCCAAACCCCAATCAGGATATACATAGGGATCACCGCCACCTCAAAGAAGAGGTAAAAGAAGAACAGATCCCTGGAAGCAAAAACTCCAAAAACACCGGACACCAGGACCAGGAGGAAAATAAAGAATTCCTTGATGCGATGGTGCATATCCCAGGAAGCAAAAACTCCCGTAAAGATCACCAAAGCGGTCAAAAGGATTAATGGCAGACTGATTCCGTCCACTCCTAAGGAAAAGCGAATCCCAAACTCATTAACCCAGGGAATATCCAGGTTGAACTGCATCCCTCCCTTGGCCACATCATAGTTCAAATAACAAACAATAGAGGCCACCAGTGAGATAAAGGTGAAGAGGGCTGCGGTGCATTTAATGATCACCTCTTCTTTATCCGGGATAAACAAAATCGTCAAAGCGCCGAAAATCGGTGCCAGAATAATAATCGCTAATAATAAAGAGGACATTATTTCATCACACCTCCCAGCACAGGAGTCGTCATCAAGAGAACAATTAAAATAATTGCTCCAAAGATCACTAAAGCATAATTCTGCAAATTACCTGTATGGATAAAGCGCATCCAGCCACCGGTATAGCGTACGCCATCGCCGATGCCGTCAGCCACTCCATCCACCACTTTCCGATCCGTTTGGTTGCAGAGCCAGGCAATACCCATCATCACTTTATCAAAGAGAAAGGCATAAAGCTCATCAATATAGAATTTGTTCCAAAGCAACTTATAAATCGGACCAAATTTCGCAGCCATTTGATCTGTATCCACCATTTTCTTGTAGTAGATCAAATAAGCCAGGAGGATACCGCCTAGAGCAAAAAGTGTAGAGGTTAGAGCGATGGTCATATTGATTTCCCCGTGATGAGGATGACCGAAGAAAACCATTTCTCCATAACCCATTTGCAGTAATCCCCAACCGGCAAAGATGGCAAAGAAAGATAAAATGATCAGGGGAACCGTCATCCAGGGAGAGGATTCATGGGCATGATGGTCCGTTCTTTTCCCACCAAAAAAGGCGACAAAAATCAAACGGAACATATAAAAAGCAGTCATACCTGCCACAATCGTTGCTACCCAGTAAAGTCCGGTATAGCCTGCACTGTAGGCAGCCAGTAAAACCTCATCTTTGCTCCAGAACCCGGCTAAAGGGAAAATTCCGGCTAAAGCCAAAGCCCCGATGACAAAGGTCCAGGTAGTAATGGGCATTTTCTTAGAAAGTCCGCCCATTTCAAAAATATCCTGGGT
This window harbors:
- a CDS encoding RCC1 domain-containing protein, which codes for MQFYSGSSIRTNQCYSNCGRNLALKSDGTIWSWGKNNEGQLGDNSTTNRYSPVQIEGLTGVVGVAADDGHSLSVTSDGSVWFWGWSGDGAVPVEVPTLSDMTAISGGLEHNLALKDNGKAYAWGMNYYGQIGD
- a CDS encoding S8 family peptidase — protein: MKNSICKNFLIIIVLFSLIMSSISVFAVEQLNTEDNKTAEQEKLLNDVEKLRDLQMNIQAEEVPEAFWTNRFIVKFKDNNNDQGKDKISGSLKDMVKSYKKTKKKNIEVIYTTKKLNPKKVIDKISLNEEIEFIQPDYKLSLASEDMYFGEQWGLFNQYPIYMETEPVNQEIDEENNDLKNNEAKPVLQGDKLHGFDANVVPAWGESTGQGAVVALLDTGIDVSHYDLENNIWKNKGEIAGNGIDDDGNGYVDDVNGWNFTDNSNKVQNVSKNEWHGTHIAGIIGSEKDNETEIAGISPGAKIMPLKVFADGEAYTSDIIDAIEYASQMGAQIANCSWSSAFENNALKGVMRESNLIFVAAAGNNGWDIDKQSVFPASFDLDNIITVASINDEGFLSAFSNYGQASVDIAAPGENIISTIPGNDVGFKDGTSMAAAFVSGEIALLLGQNSQLSKDEIRSKILNFSDKMSSLIGKTYNSSKINVENAVKGIVNDEVIDINGSTGIINTTETYSTEPEVQIFTESTVGYESKQISAGMNHSLLLQDGIVWSWGGNEYGQLGDGTKQNKTVPVQVSGLNNITAVYACLHHSIALKSDGTVWTWGFNSYGQLGDGTITSRNTPVQVSGLTNVIAILLRFKYQD
- a CDS encoding NADH-quinone oxidoreductase subunit N; this encodes MNLELLTTEIIVALLSLFILVLGLVTPAGQKKGIGYFTCFSLAVTLIIACTLHGVSGTAFGAMYVVDPFSSFFKITFLVAALLIAMFSVSYVEKLGYHQGEFFALMVFALLGMMLMVSAADFIIFYVALEMMTIPFIVLTAFRHGDKKSSEAGMKYMLLSAMSSAVLLYGLSILYGMAGSTQYADVLAMLSAGSLQPFTVMGLVFLIAAFGFKISMVPFHMWSPDIYEGAPTPVTAFLAVGSKTAALAAMLRMFMTVIPDTRDVWMILVIILCALTIVLGNFVAIPQTNIKRMLAYSSIAHAGYLLMGLVAFTDLGVSAIMYYALIYVFANAGAFACITAFGNYTGSDEIKDYTGMWKRSPVISAVLLLCLLSLGGIPPMAGFVGKFYLFTAVIDQGYLWLAFLGIGMSMVSAYYYLIVAKVMFFGEPAEETTIPIPVGTKTVMYVCAFFSLFLGVYPAPLTSIVTKVAQLFFPM
- a CDS encoding complex I subunit 4 family protein, coding for MSSLLLAIIILAPIFGALTILFIPDKEEVIIKCTAALFTFISLVASIVCYLNYDVAKGGMQFNLDIPWVNEFGIRFSLGVDGISLPLILLTALVIFTGVFASWDMHHRIKEFFIFLLVLVSGVFGVFASRDLFFFYLFFEVAVIPMYILIGVWGSTRKEYAAMKLTLYLLVGSAFILMGAIAMFLYVADPVKGLGIRTFDIATLASIKYDPFFQKFAFFLMMVGFGFLVPMWPLHTWSPDGHVAAPTAVSMLHAGVLMKLGGYGLIRVGLFCFPEGAHYWAPLIATLCTVNATYGAFVAMVQKDLKFVIGYSSVSHMGYVLLGIASLNTVGIDGAVAQMFAHGIMTALFFSIVGNIYHKAHTRQIADFGGLAHQMPRVAYSFLIAGLASLGLPGLFNFVAEFSIFTGAIQVYPVRAVISIFAIVVTAIYVLRVMMRVFFGPRNPRWDALPDAKGVEIVPFVILSGTLILLGVFPDLLMNLINNGVVPLAEKVAAFKMGGIF